A window of Sedimentibacter sp. MB31-C6 genomic DNA:
CAACCATTGAACTATCTAATGAAAATTTGTTTGCAATATCTATATCATTATTTATTTCTTTTACACTTGAGTAGTCATTATTATTAACGCTTACAATGATATCAATATTGTTAAAATCCACAAAAGATAATTCTATTGTTTTATCTATATCAACAATTATAATATCATATTTATTCTTTGCAGCTATTATCAGTTTCGAAAAATTTTCTCTTTTTACTTTATTTAATTTATCAAAAATTCTAGGATATGGAAGTATGCTTAAGTTTTCTGTAATATCTATTATTGCCTGTTCAACTGAACAGGTGCAATCCAACACGTCTTTAATATCATATATAATATCTTCATTAACATTTAAGTATTCCGATATTTTCTTTTTCCCAGATGATAAATCCATAAGAAGAACTTTCTTACCACTTTTTGAAAGTTCTACACCAGTTTTAATTGATATAATAGTTTTTCCTATTTCATTTTTTTGAGAACTAACTAAAATTACACTACCCATTTTTTATCTCCCCTATTTTTTTAACAATATAAATACTCTATTGCGAAACCGTATTGTTTGGAATTGTATTATTTAGTTTAAGATACTCGCCTATGACCTCTCTAACAATTGGAGTTGGATACCTTCCCGAACCACCTTGAAAAAGCACGCATGCAACAGCAATTTGTGGATCATCATAAGGTGCAAAAGCAACATACCATGCAAATTCGTCGTAAGGCTCACCAGTATCGGGGTTAATTCCTTCCTTTTGTGCTGTACCAGTCTTGCTTCCAACTCCAACAGGGAAATTAGCATAGGGCTTTGCACTATCATCTAAAGATACAAGCCTCATTCCTTCTTTTAATACATCAAAATAACTGTAGTCATTTACTTCAATTCTTTCAGATTCTCTTAAAGGTTTGTAATTTGTTTCTTTATCATCATATGTTTTAACATCTTTAATAACACTTACATTATGTTTATAACCACCACTTGCAATCATAGCAACATAATTTGCCATTTGCAAAGTAGTATATGAGTTATTTCCTTGGCCT
This region includes:
- a CDS encoding nucleotide-binding protein, with the protein product MGSVILVSSQKNEIGKTIISIKTGVELSKSGKKVLLMDLSSGKKKISEYLNVNEDIIYDIKDVLDCTCSVEQAIIDITENLSILPYPRIFDKLNKVKRENFSKLIIAAKNKYDIIIVDIDKTIELSFVDFNNIDIIVSVNNNDYSSVKEINNDIDIANKFSLDSSMVVINRYDKKKSKKGIMLKISDLKKMIEKELTAIIEEDSRYVTLSNDFFFNKEENIFNDGIKEIINKINSIV